A section of the Streptomyces sp. V3I8 genome encodes:
- the recX gene encoding recombination regulator RecX: MTRRTDWSEQVHPVARAGQGHGEDTGPARGGADAYEGDGSPGGGSARGAGTWPYGDDEGRDRGERDGGGRSRRGRGRRRGFGESSGGGTQDGGTPASSGAEKGESPRDPAEQARAICLRLLTGTPRTRKQLADALRKREIPDDVAEEVLSRFEEVGLINDGAFADAWVESRHHGRGLARRALVQELRTKGVDSTLIDEAVAQLDSDQEEATARELVARKLRSTRGLDRDKRIRRLAGMLARKGYSPGTALRVVRQALEEEGEDTELLEDEGY, from the coding sequence GTGACACGACGAACGGACTGGAGCGAGCAGGTCCACCCCGTCGCCCGTGCAGGGCAGGGCCACGGGGAGGACACCGGCCCGGCCCGGGGCGGGGCCGACGCGTACGAAGGTGACGGCTCACCGGGCGGCGGCTCCGCGCGCGGCGCCGGCACCTGGCCGTACGGGGACGACGAGGGCCGGGACCGCGGAGAGCGGGACGGCGGGGGCCGTTCCCGACGGGGGCGCGGCCGGCGGCGCGGCTTCGGGGAGTCGTCCGGCGGCGGCACACAGGACGGAGGCACCCCTGCCTCGTCGGGGGCCGAGAAGGGGGAGTCCCCGAGGGACCCGGCTGAGCAGGCGCGGGCGATCTGCCTGCGCCTGCTCACCGGGACTCCGCGCACGCGGAAGCAGCTCGCGGACGCGTTGCGCAAGCGCGAGATCCCGGACGACGTGGCGGAAGAGGTGCTGTCCCGCTTCGAAGAGGTCGGGCTGATCAACGACGGTGCCTTCGCGGACGCCTGGGTCGAGTCCCGCCACCACGGCCGGGGCCTCGCCCGGCGGGCGCTCGTCCAGGAACTGCGGACCAAGGGCGTGGACTCCACGCTCATCGACGAGGCGGTCGCACAACTCGACTCCGACCAGGAGGAGGCGACCGCACGCGAACTCGTGGCGCGCAAACTGCGTTCCACCCGCGGCCTCGACCGCGACAAGCGCATACGGCGCCTGGCCGGGATGCTCGCCCGCAAGGGCTACTCCCCGGGCACGGCCCTCCGGGTGGTCCGGCAGGCGCTCGAGGAGGAGGGCGAGGACACGGAGCTCCTGGAGGACGAGGGGTACTGA
- the recA gene encoding recombinase RecA, protein MAGTDREKALDAALAQIERQFGKGAVMRLGERPNEPIEVIPTGSTALDVALGVGGLPRGRVVEVYGPESSGKTTLTLHAVANAQKAGGQVAFVDAEHALDPEYAKKLGVDIENLILSQPDNGEQALEIVDMLIRSGALDLIVIDSVAALVPRAEIEGEMGDSHVGLQARLMSQALRKITSALNQSKTTAIFINQLREKIGVMFGSPETTTGGRALKFYASVRLDIRRIETLKDGTDAVGNRTRVKVVKNKVAPPFKQAEFDILYGQGISREGGLIDMGVENGFVRKAGAWYTYEGDQLGQGKENARNFLKDNPDLANEIEKKILEKLGVGVKAEKPAAEPGADAAEPAAAGETAKTVPAPAAKATKPKAAAAKS, encoded by the coding sequence ATGGCAGGAACCGACCGCGAGAAGGCGCTCGACGCCGCGCTCGCACAAATTGAACGGCAATTCGGCAAGGGCGCGGTGATGCGTCTGGGTGAGCGGCCGAACGAGCCCATCGAGGTGATCCCCACCGGATCGACCGCCCTGGACGTCGCCCTCGGCGTCGGCGGTCTGCCGCGCGGCCGGGTGGTGGAGGTGTACGGTCCGGAGTCCTCCGGCAAGACGACCCTGACCCTGCACGCGGTGGCGAACGCGCAGAAGGCCGGCGGCCAGGTGGCCTTCGTCGATGCCGAGCACGCCCTCGACCCCGAGTACGCCAAGAAGCTCGGCGTCGACATCGAGAACCTCATCCTGTCCCAGCCGGACAACGGTGAGCAGGCGCTGGAAATCGTCGACATGCTGATCCGCTCCGGCGCTCTCGACCTCATCGTCATCGACTCCGTCGCGGCCCTGGTGCCGCGCGCGGAGATCGAGGGCGAGATGGGCGACTCGCACGTGGGTCTGCAGGCCCGTCTGATGAGCCAGGCACTGCGGAAGATCACCAGCGCGCTCAACCAGTCGAAGACCACCGCGATCTTCATCAACCAGCTCCGCGAGAAGATCGGCGTGATGTTCGGCTCGCCGGAGACCACGACCGGTGGCCGGGCGCTGAAGTTCTACGCCTCGGTGCGCCTGGACATCCGCCGCATCGAGACTCTGAAGGACGGCACCGACGCGGTCGGCAACCGCACCCGCGTCAAGGTCGTCAAGAACAAGGTGGCCCCGCCCTTCAAGCAGGCCGAGTTCGACATCCTCTACGGCCAGGGCATCAGCCGCGAGGGCGGCCTGATCGACATGGGTGTGGAGAACGGCTTCGTGCGCAAGGCCGGCGCCTGGTACACGTACGAGGGCGACCAGCTCGGCCAGGGCAAGGAGAACGCGCGCAACTTCCTCAAGGACAACCCCGACCTCGCCAACGAGATCGAGAAGAAGATCCTGGAGAAGCTGGGCGTCGGTGTGAAGGCGGAGAAGCCCGCCGCCGAGCCGGGTGCGGACGCGGCGGAGCCGGCCGCTGCGGGCGAGACCGCGAAGACGGTTCCCGCTCCCGCGGCCAAGGCCACCAAGCCCAAGGCCGCGGCGGCCAAGAGCTAG
- a CDS encoding AI-2E family transporter has translation MASTDETTQVGQHASPFGTTPPTPPVGGAAEGGSKMPRWLPRAMVLALTLIACFQLGSWAFHQLTGLLINILIAFFMALAIEPAVSWMSSFGMRRGLATGLVFLIVMIVSAGFITLLGSMLAGQIIDIVEDFPKYVDSVISWANTTFHTELSRVDIQDSLLRSDWLRKYVQNSATGVLDVSAQVLGGLFQLLTITLFAFYFAADGPRLRRALCSVLPPARQAEVLRAWEIAVNKTGGYLYSRGLMALISGLAHYVLLESLGVDYAPVLAVYVGLVSQFIPTIGTYLAGALPMLIAFTVNPWYALWVLVFVVVYQQFENYVLQPKLTAKTVDIHPAVAFGSVIAGTALLGAVGALIAIPAVATLQAFLGAYVKRYDVTDDPRVHGRRARGSGTLLKRVRHLLRADSREPRPVEDDSPRASS, from the coding sequence GTGGCATCGACAGACGAGACGACGCAGGTCGGACAGCACGCCTCCCCGTTCGGCACGACACCTCCCACGCCCCCGGTCGGGGGCGCGGCCGAGGGGGGCAGCAAGATGCCGCGCTGGCTGCCGCGGGCCATGGTGCTCGCGCTCACCCTCATCGCCTGTTTCCAGCTCGGCAGTTGGGCCTTCCACCAGCTGACCGGGCTGCTGATCAACATCCTGATCGCGTTCTTCATGGCCCTCGCCATCGAGCCCGCGGTGAGCTGGATGTCCTCGTTCGGCATGCGCAGAGGGCTGGCCACCGGCCTCGTGTTCCTCATCGTGATGATCGTGAGTGCGGGCTTCATCACACTGCTCGGCTCGATGCTCGCCGGGCAGATCATCGACATCGTCGAGGACTTCCCGAAGTACGTCGACTCGGTGATCAGCTGGGCCAACACCACCTTCCACACGGAACTGAGCCGCGTCGACATCCAGGACAGCCTGCTGCGCTCCGACTGGCTCCGGAAGTACGTGCAGAACAGCGCGACCGGCGTCCTGGACGTGTCCGCGCAGGTCCTGGGCGGCCTCTTCCAGCTCCTGACGATCACCCTGTTCGCGTTCTACTTCGCCGCCGACGGCCCGCGGCTGCGGCGCGCGCTGTGCTCGGTGCTGCCGCCGGCCCGGCAGGCGGAGGTCCTGCGCGCCTGGGAGATCGCCGTCAACAAGACCGGTGGTTACCTCTACTCACGCGGCCTGATGGCCCTCATCTCCGGCCTGGCCCACTACGTCCTGCTGGAGTCCCTCGGCGTGGACTACGCGCCCGTGCTCGCCGTCTACGTGGGCCTGGTCTCGCAGTTCATCCCCACCATCGGCACGTACCTCGCGGGCGCCCTGCCGATGCTGATCGCCTTCACGGTCAACCCCTGGTACGCGCTGTGGGTACTGGTCTTCGTCGTGGTCTACCAGCAGTTCGAGAACTACGTGCTGCAGCCCAAGCTGACCGCGAAGACCGTGGACATCCACCCGGCGGTCGCCTTCGGGTCGGTCATCGCGGGCACCGCCCTGCTCGGAGCCGTCGGCGCGCTGATCGCCATCCCGGCGGTCGCCACTCTGCAGGCCTTCCTGGGGGCGTACGTGAAGCGGTACGACGTCACGGACGACCCGAGGGTGCACGGACGCCGTGCGCGGGGCTCGGGCACCCTCCTCAAGCGTGTACGGCACCTGCTGCGTGCGGACTCCCGGGAGCCGCGGCCGGTCGAGGACGACAGCCCCCGCGCCTCTTCCTGA
- a CDS encoding DUF3046 domain-containing protein, which translates to MRLTVFWQRMADHFGTEYADTFARDHVMSELGGRTVRQALDAGWEAKDVWRAVCTAVNVPHESR; encoded by the coding sequence ATGCGGTTGACGGTCTTCTGGCAGCGGATGGCGGATCACTTCGGTACGGAGTACGCCGACACCTTCGCGCGCGACCACGTGATGTCGGAGCTCGGCGGACGGACGGTGCGGCAGGCGCTGGACGCGGGCTGGGAGGCGAAGGACGTGTGGCGCGCGGTCTGTACGGCGGTGAACGTTCCCCACGAATCGCGCTGA